The Leifsonia williamsii genome includes a region encoding these proteins:
- a CDS encoding MFS transporter, whose protein sequence is MTSDERPFSFRSVALAAFLPTLLFSIGEGAIIPIIPIAAGNLGAGLAMAGFIASMIMLGELAGDIPSGWIVSRIGERRAMIGAAVVAILGVVVCLLAPNYWVLTAGIFVVGLSTAVFALARHAFMTTYVPPRYRARALSTLGGVFRAGWFVGPLIASAVIALTGSTQSVFWIFIVSCLGSVIVLLALPDPERMFGPSPRTADASGALVTAGEEEAEERTHGLFRTIWSFRAVLARMGGGVSLVAAVRSARTVLLPLWAVSIGLSESNTALIIGIAGAVDFALFYASGQIMDRFGRMWSAIPSMIGLGTGFLVLAFSHDLDARVAWYIAVSIFLAVANGIGSGIIMTLGADLAPKESPAAFLGAWRFAGDAGQAVAPLVVSLLTALVSIAFASGVMGALGLVGAALLGRYIPRYVPRRPQPLPVSE, encoded by the coding sequence ATGACTTCCGACGAGCGCCCCTTCAGCTTCCGCTCCGTCGCCCTGGCCGCGTTCCTGCCCACGCTGCTGTTCTCGATCGGCGAGGGCGCGATCATCCCCATCATCCCGATCGCCGCGGGCAACCTCGGCGCCGGGCTCGCGATGGCCGGCTTCATCGCGTCGATGATCATGCTGGGCGAGCTGGCGGGCGACATCCCGAGCGGGTGGATCGTGTCGCGCATCGGCGAGCGTCGCGCCATGATCGGCGCGGCCGTCGTCGCGATCCTCGGGGTCGTGGTGTGCCTCCTCGCGCCGAACTACTGGGTGCTGACGGCCGGCATCTTCGTCGTCGGGCTCTCGACCGCGGTGTTCGCGCTCGCGCGTCATGCCTTCATGACCACGTACGTGCCGCCGCGCTACCGCGCGCGGGCGCTGTCGACGCTGGGCGGCGTGTTCCGGGCCGGCTGGTTCGTCGGGCCGCTGATCGCCTCGGCCGTGATCGCGCTGACCGGCTCGACGCAGTCGGTGTTCTGGATCTTCATCGTCAGCTGCCTCGGGTCCGTCATCGTGCTGCTGGCACTGCCGGACCCCGAGCGGATGTTCGGACCGAGTCCGCGGACCGCCGACGCCTCCGGCGCGCTCGTCACCGCGGGCGAGGAGGAGGCCGAGGAGCGCACGCACGGCCTGTTCCGCACGATCTGGTCGTTCCGGGCCGTGCTGGCGCGGATGGGCGGAGGCGTCTCGCTGGTCGCCGCGGTCCGCTCGGCACGCACCGTGCTCCTGCCGCTGTGGGCGGTCTCCATCGGTCTGAGCGAGTCGAACACGGCGCTGATCATCGGCATCGCCGGCGCGGTCGACTTCGCCCTGTTCTACGCGAGCGGGCAGATCATGGACCGGTTCGGCCGGATGTGGAGCGCCATCCCGTCGATGATCGGGCTCGGCACGGGCTTCCTCGTGCTGGCGTTCTCCCACGACCTCGACGCCCGGGTCGCCTGGTACATCGCGGTCTCGATCTTCCTGGCGGTCGCCAACGGCATCGGCTCGGGCATCATCATGACGCTCGGCGCCGACCTCGCCCCGAAGGAGAGCCCGGCGGCCTTCCTCGGCGCCTGGCGGTTCGCCGGCGACGCCGGGCAGGCGGTCGCACCACTGGTGGTGTCGCTGCTGACCGCGCTCGTCTCGATCGCCTTCGCGAGCGGCGTCATGGGCGCGCTCGGACTGGTCGGGGCCGCTCTGCTCGGCCGGTACATCCCGCGCTACGTGCCGCGGCGGCCGCAGCCCCTGCCCGTCAGCGAGTAG